In a genomic window of Bacillota bacterium:
- a CDS encoding amino acid racemase yields MKKLGLVGGIGPASTLDYYKGIIDVFRMKTAEGNYPQIIIDSINLAEMYDLAAKKQWDLFTCRLVDSIKNLAAGGAEFAAMAANTAHIVFDEVKGKAPLPLISIVDETCKYALSKNCKSVVIFGTAFTMSSGLYTNAFTKYGIDAFIPTENEQKAIHDIIFPNLQEGIVLPEDKKTIMQIADRMIAEQKADALILGCTELPLIIKNDDLDALLLDTTQIHIEAIVDYMLS; encoded by the coding sequence ATGAAAAAGCTCGGATTGGTAGGCGGGATTGGCCCGGCATCCACATTGGATTACTACAAAGGAATTATCGACGTTTTTCGGATGAAAACTGCTGAAGGGAACTATCCCCAAATCATCATCGACAGCATAAACCTTGCCGAAATGTATGACCTGGCGGCAAAAAAGCAGTGGGATCTATTTACATGTCGGCTGGTGGACTCAATTAAAAACTTGGCGGCTGGTGGAGCAGAATTTGCGGCCATGGCTGCAAATACCGCCCATATTGTATTCGATGAAGTTAAGGGTAAGGCCCCTTTACCCCTTATTAGCATCGTCGATGAAACATGCAAATACGCACTATCAAAGAATTGCAAAAGCGTCGTGATCTTCGGCACGGCTTTTACAATGAGCAGCGGGCTATACACAAATGCCTTTACCAAATACGGTATCGACGCCTTTATTCCCACTGAAAATGAGCAGAAGGCAATCCATGATATTATTTTCCCTAACTTGCAAGAAGGCATCGTGCTGCCAGAGGACAAGAAAACAATCATGCAGATTGCAGATAGAATGATAGCTGAGCAAAAAGCAGATGCACTAATTCTTGGGTGCACCGAATTGCCGCTGATAATAAAGAATGATGATTTAGATGCTTTGCTCCTTGATACAACTCAGATCCATATCGAAGCTATTGTAGATTACATGCTTTCGTGA
- a CDS encoding 4-methyl-5(B-hydroxyethyl)-thiazole monophosphate biosynthesis protein gives MKKVAVLLYPDFSNYEMSVALSILGQAQKPFDVFGLTLEPIRSEEGIYIAPQKTVEELVVDDYDGLLLTGEMDCKPLMTDERYATFVKSFDKPEMIIGSISSSTGLLAKLEMLKDKKYISRIPEEFLDKFGFQKENYTTEGNYVQDGNIITAMGFGFVEFGIAFGKALGLDFHPGWYKRNWEE, from the coding sequence ATGAAAAAAGTCGCAGTCCTACTTTATCCTGATTTCAGCAATTACGAGATGAGTGTTGCCCTGTCAATCTTAGGGCAAGCTCAAAAACCTTTCGATGTATTTGGCTTGACCTTAGAGCCGATAAGAAGTGAGGAAGGGATTTATATCGCTCCTCAAAAGACGGTAGAGGAATTGGTAGTTGACGATTATGACGGCTTGTTGTTAACCGGCGAAATGGACTGTAAACCGCTGATGACCGACGAAAGGTACGCCACCTTTGTTAAGTCCTTTGACAAGCCGGAAATGATTATTGGCAGCATTTCCAGCTCAACAGGCCTACTGGCCAAACTCGAGATGCTAAAGGACAAGAAATATATCTCGAGGATACCAGAAGAATTCCTCGACAAATTTGGCTTCCAAAAGGAGAACTATACGACTGAAGGAAACTACGTCCAGGATGGCAACATAATCACGGCCATGGGCTTCGGGTTTGTCGAATTTGGAATTGCCTTTGGAAAGGCGCTGGGTTTAGACTTCCATCCCGGCTGGTATAAAAGAAATTGGGAGGAGTAA
- a CDS encoding type II toxin-antitoxin system Phd/YefM family antitoxin: MSDTTKVITATEFKTNLGKYIDYVIEDNEVVVTKNGKKAVRLTPYITEIERYFTVRERAVDYQYGGKKVSYEEFMEICDKSELRMEYINGEIVLLASPDAFHQIVSGNLYVILREFLQGKKCRVFYAPFDVHFFKKDFKNPDVMQPDLFIACDFEENLNEKNRYMGTPTLCVEIISKSTRTKDMVDKLNTVMLSGVREYWLVDPEQNTVLVYGFNEYELEANTIFRAGDTLVSYFFSGLEIPVEKTFAS, encoded by the coding sequence ATGAGCGATACAACTAAAGTCATTACTGCAACGGAGTTTAAAACCAATCTGGGTAAGTACATCGACTATGTTATCGAGGACAACGAAGTAGTTGTCACCAAAAACGGCAAAAAAGCAGTGAGACTTACTCCGTATATTACTGAAATCGAACGCTACTTCACTGTTAGGGAACGGGCGGTAGACTACCAATACGGGGGCAAAAAGGTATCTTATGAAGAGTTTATGGAAATCTGCGATAAAAGTGAATTGCGAATGGAGTACATTAACGGGGAGATAGTTCTGCTGGCCTCACCGGACGCCTTTCACCAAATTGTTTCTGGCAACTTGTATGTTATTCTGCGGGAGTTTCTTCAGGGTAAAAAATGCCGAGTATTTTACGCACCTTTTGATGTTCACTTCTTCAAAAAAGATTTTAAAAACCCAGACGTTATGCAACCGGATTTATTCATAGCCTGTGACTTTGAAGAAAATCTCAACGAGAAAAACAGATACATGGGCACACCTACTTTATGCGTAGAGATCATCTCAAAAAGCACTCGCACCAAAGACATGGTAGATAAACTGAACACGGTGATGCTATCCGGTGTCCGGGAATACTGGCTTGTCGACCCTGAGCAAAATACTGTGCTTGTCTACGGCTTCAACGAATATGAGCTGGAGGCGAATACTATTTTCAGAGCGGGAGATACGTTGGTTTCATATTTCTTCTCCGGGTTAGAAATACCAGTGGAAAAAACTTTTGCAAGCTAG
- the uvrA gene encoding excinuclease ABC subunit A has protein sequence MEAAIRVSGAREHNLKDISVCIPHGKHTVIVGVSGSGKSTLAYDVIYAAGQKRLLDCLSEQMRRYTSQLKQPDVNYVEGLTPVISFKQSKPRKNPRATIGTQSEISTYLRYLYTTLGRARCPICSSTYPIRSLRYLQAELEKLPDGTLVELQFPVYKPANQQYDEFFAGLRKQGYKRIEIDGRRGDLRDWIEIEAHPHTMLVVADKIRIQKELGRSVGNSLKNALHQGEGFLRICIPDAAQREQCAWFFQKHGCSEHGFVAAEILPAFFSFNDPNSACRDCQGSGVRKVVHPAGLIRNPEKSLSQGPFHPQVLNHRQPYWYMLMYSLAVHYGFSFDTPFKDLPDFVRELIFHGSKKSFPLQRPPGYDKGTPGYTARVGEQVSFEGLVTRINRYYQDKQRVELTDAQEAFFNRFMTDETCPSCRGSRLKLHRQLITIKGYTFYALGELELTDLRGMLEGLEREKDTVISSVLTELKQRLDALINIGLGYLNLNRRIDTLSGGEYQRVRLAGQLGAGLMGLTYIIDEPTIGLHHRDTAKVIGLLEALRDQGNTVITIEHDLDVIRGADYIIEIGPRAGEGGGEVIAAGRYEEILNNPQSLIAPFLKEKTVHLTKLNSRPAGSCIKVIGASANNLKDIDVEIPLNCLVALSGVSGSGKSTLAVEVVYKAVRNQKDPKVIPGKHRRIEGMEQIMGVSCIDQSPINRSGASIPATYIGVFAAIRGLFAGTVDARQYGLDKESYFSFNAKGACPSCKGRGSLETHIHYLGDLRTTCPECRGGRFASEVLAVEYKGRNITQVLDMSIDAALIFFQGEVNICHKLQYVCNLGLGYMKLGQQIGTISGGEGQRLKLARELSKLRARKNLLYILDEPTTGLHVKDIKKLLGAMRRIVERGNTLLVVEHNPEVINAADYLIEMGPGAGKAGGEIVSPQAHSGG, from the coding sequence ATGGAAGCAGCGATTAGGGTCAGCGGCGCCCGGGAACATAACCTGAAAGATATCTCTGTCTGCATTCCCCATGGCAAACATACTGTTATTGTCGGAGTCAGTGGCTCCGGCAAGTCCACCCTGGCCTACGACGTCATTTACGCTGCCGGTCAGAAACGCTTGCTAGACTGCCTGTCGGAGCAGATGCGGCGCTACACCAGTCAGCTGAAGCAGCCCGATGTAAACTATGTCGAGGGCCTGACGCCAGTTATCAGCTTCAAGCAGTCTAAACCGCGAAAAAACCCCCGCGCCACCATCGGCACCCAGTCGGAGATCAGCACCTACCTGCGCTATCTCTATACAACCCTTGGCCGGGCCAGGTGTCCGATCTGCTCTAGCACCTATCCCATCCGCTCCTTGCGCTACCTGCAGGCAGAACTGGAGAAGCTGCCGGATGGGACGCTTGTTGAATTGCAGTTTCCCGTTTACAAACCCGCAAACCAGCAATACGACGAGTTCTTTGCCGGGCTCAGAAAGCAGGGGTATAAGCGCATTGAAATCGATGGCCGGCGCGGGGATCTGCGGGACTGGATAGAAATAGAAGCACACCCGCACACCATGTTGGTAGTTGCCGACAAAATCCGAATCCAAAAGGAGCTTGGCCGGAGCGTTGGCAACTCCCTTAAAAACGCCTTGCATCAGGGGGAGGGGTTCCTGCGCATCTGTATTCCCGACGCTGCCCAAAGGGAGCAGTGCGCCTGGTTCTTCCAAAAGCATGGTTGCAGCGAGCACGGTTTTGTAGCGGCAGAAATTCTGCCTGCTTTTTTCTCTTTCAACGATCCCAACAGCGCCTGCCGGGACTGCCAGGGTAGCGGCGTTCGCAAAGTCGTCCATCCTGCCGGTCTCATCAGGAATCCGGAAAAGAGTCTCAGCCAGGGCCCCTTCCACCCTCAAGTCCTGAACCACAGGCAACCCTACTGGTACATGCTTATGTACAGCCTGGCTGTCCACTATGGCTTTTCCTTTGATACTCCATTCAAGGACCTTCCGGACTTTGTCCGAGAACTAATATTCCATGGAAGCAAAAAGAGTTTTCCCTTACAAAGGCCTCCGGGGTATGACAAGGGGACGCCGGGCTATACCGCCAGGGTCGGGGAGCAAGTATCCTTTGAAGGCCTGGTGACTCGGATCAACCGCTATTACCAGGATAAGCAACGGGTAGAACTCACCGATGCCCAGGAGGCATTCTTCAACCGCTTCATGACCGATGAGACCTGCCCCAGCTGCCGGGGCAGCCGGCTAAAGCTCCACCGTCAGCTCATCACCATCAAGGGGTATACTTTTTACGCTCTGGGTGAGTTGGAACTCACGGACTTGCGGGGAATGCTTGAAGGCCTGGAACGCGAAAAAGATACTGTCATCAGTTCCGTCCTCACTGAGCTGAAGCAACGGTTGGACGCCTTAATTAACATCGGCCTGGGTTACCTAAACTTGAACAGAAGGATCGATACGTTATCTGGCGGAGAATACCAACGTGTACGCCTGGCCGGCCAGCTCGGCGCTGGCCTCATGGGCCTGACCTATATCATCGACGAGCCTACGATTGGCCTGCACCACCGGGACACCGCCAAGGTTATCGGGCTTTTGGAAGCGCTCCGGGATCAGGGTAATACAGTCATTACAATCGAGCATGACCTGGACGTTATCAGGGGCGCAGACTATATTATTGAAATCGGGCCCCGGGCAGGCGAAGGAGGCGGGGAGGTAATCGCAGCCGGGCGATACGAAGAAATTCTGAATAACCCCCAGTCGCTAATCGCGCCCTTCCTCAAAGAGAAAACAGTGCATTTAACGAAATTGAACTCCCGACCGGCGGGTAGCTGCATCAAAGTTATTGGCGCTTCTGCCAACAACCTGAAGGACATAGACGTGGAGATTCCCCTCAATTGCCTGGTAGCTTTGAGCGGCGTCTCCGGCTCCGGCAAGAGCACTTTGGCCGTGGAGGTCGTTTACAAAGCAGTTCGCAACCAGAAAGACCCCAAGGTTATCCCGGGCAAGCACCGGCGCATTGAAGGTATGGAGCAGATTATGGGTGTCAGCTGTATCGATCAATCCCCCATCAATCGGTCAGGTGCTTCCATCCCTGCCACATACATTGGGGTGTTTGCTGCCATCAGGGGGCTCTTCGCCGGGACAGTTGATGCTCGGCAATACGGGCTGGACAAAGAATCATACTTCTCTTTTAACGCCAAAGGCGCCTGTCCTTCCTGCAAGGGCCGGGGCAGCCTCGAGACCCATATCCATTACCTGGGCGACTTGCGGACTACCTGTCCCGAGTGTAGGGGAGGACGCTTTGCCAGCGAGGTGCTGGCGGTTGAATACAAGGGCAGGAACATCACCCAGGTCTTGGACATGAGCATTGATGCAGCCTTAATATTTTTCCAGGGTGAAGTAAATATTTGTCACAAATTGCAGTATGTTTGCAACCTTGGTCTGGGCTATATGAAGCTGGGCCAGCAAATTGGTACTATCTCGGGGGGAGAAGGGCAGCGGCTGAAGCTGGCCCGGGAACTCAGCAAGCTCCGGGCCAGAAAGAACCTGCTCTATATTTTGGATGAACCGACAACCGGGCTGCATGTTAAGGACATAAAAAAACTCCTAGGGGCCATGCGCAGGATTGTGGAGCGGGGGAACACTCTGCTGGTGGTTGAGCATAACCCGGAGGTAATTAACGCGGCGGATTATCTGATTGAAATGGGCCCAGGGGCAGGGAAGGCCGGAGGCGAAATTGTGAGCCCCCAGGCCCACTCAGGGGGTTAA